Proteins encoded together in one Perognathus longimembris pacificus isolate PPM17 chromosome 8, ASM2315922v1, whole genome shotgun sequence window:
- the LOC125356568 gene encoding LIM domain and actin-binding protein 1-like — protein sequence MENWLGDSKHEVERSEMSENTDTPGKIEKYNVPLNRLKMMFEKGEATQSKIPWAQSRKAGGRKISESYSLDDLEIGPGHLSSSAFYSEKNEIKQNLELPRLSETSIKDRMAKYQAAVCKQSSTNYTNELKASAGEIKTHKLEQKENVPPGPEVCISHQEGEKVSATETSLAIHSTPAEDDSCNSQIKSEAQQPVSPIPLSLVARASSFTESSPPKALKKFQAPARETCVECQKTVYPMERLLANQQVFHISCFRCSYCNNKLSLGTYASLHGRIYCKPHFNQLFKSKGNYDEGFGHRPHKDLWASKSENGETLERPAQLPNAGETLQSPGVEDAPIAKVGVLVASMEAKASSQREKEDKPAETKKLKIAWPPPTELSNSGSILEEGIKVFKPKWPPEDEISKPEVPEDVDLDLKKLRRSSSLKERSRPFTVAASFRTSSAKSPKTLSLPSRKGWSMSEPSEESTGGIVTERKQVENTRVSEENGRVGKATWQDTEFTGEETGRSKEIHSFEVGSENFIENGANLDVDEDDCHLFTQQSPLEPKSPNWSSVVDNTSTKEFTMKNQKSQDIGFWDGEVVK from the coding sequence ATGGAAAATTGGCTAGGAGATTCCAAGCATGAAGTAGAGAGATCTGAAATGAGTGAAAACACCGACACTCCGGGCAAAATAGAGAAATACAATGTTCCACTCAACAGGCTTAAGATGATGTTTGAGAAAGGTGAAGCAACTCAGTCCAAGATTCCTTGGGCCCAAAGCCGAAAGGCAGGTGGAAGGAAGATCTCTGAAAGCTATTCACTGGATGACTTGGAAATAGGCCCAGGTCACTTGTCATCCTCTGCCTTCTACTCAGAGAAAAATGAGATTAAGCAAAATCTGGAACTCCCACGCCTCTCAGAAACCTCCATAAAGGATCGGATGGCCAAGTATCAAGCTGCTGTGTGCAAACAAAGTTCAACCAACTATACAAATGAGTTAAAAGCCAGTGCTGGTGAAATAAAAACTCATAAACTGGAGCAAAAGGAGAATGTgcccccaggtcctgaggtctGCATTTCCCATCAGGAGGGAGAAAAGGTTTCTGCAACTGAGACTAGCCTGGCAATCCATTCCACCCCAGCTGAAGATGACTCCTGTAACTCTCAGATTAAGAGTGAGGCCCAGCAGCCTGTGTCCCCAATACCTCTGAGTCTAGTTGCCAGAGCCTCCAGCTTTACTGAAAGTTCTCCTCCCAAAGCATTGAAGAAGTTTCAGGCACCTGCACGAGAGACCTGTGTGGAATGTCAGAAGACAGTCTACCCCATGGAGCGTCTCTTGGCCAACCAGCAGGTGTTTCATATCAGCTGCTTCCGTTGCTCCTATTGCAACAACAAGCTTAGTCTAGGAACATATGCATCTTTGCATGGGAGAATCTATTGTAAGCCTCACTTCAATCAACTCTTTAAATCTAAAGGCAACTATGATGAAGGCTTTGGGCACAGACCACACAAGGATCTGTGGGCAAGCAAAAGTGAAAATGGAGAGACTTTAGAGAGACCAGCCCAGCTTCCGAATGCAGGGGAAACTCTTCAGAGCCCAGGGGTAGAAGATGCCCCCATTGCTAAGGTAGGGGTGCTGGTTGCAAGTATGGAAGCCAAGGCCTCCTctcagagggagaaggaagacaagCCAGCTGAAACCAAGAAGTTAAAGATTGCCTGGCCACCCCCAACTGAACTTAGCAATTCTGGAAGTATCTTGGAGGAAGGAATCAAAGTATTCAAGCCTAAATGGCCTCCTGAGGATGAAATTAGCAAGCCAGAGGTTCCTGAGGATGTAGATCTAGATCTCAAGAAGCTAAGACGATCTTCTTCACTGAAGGAAAGAAGCCGTCCATTCACTGTAGCAGCTTCATTTCGAACCTCTTCAGCCAAGAGCCCTAAAACATTGTCCCTACCCAGTAGGAAAGGTTGGAGCATGTCAGAGCCTAGTGAGGAGTCCACAGGAGGGATAGTAACAGAGAGGAAACAAGTGGAAAATACTAGGGTCtctgaggaaaatggaagggTGGGGAAAGCAACCTGGCAAGACACAGAATTTACAGGAGAGGAAACAGGAAGAAGTAAGGAAATTCATAGTTTTGAGGTGGGGAGTGAGAATTTCATAGAAAATGGTGCAAACCTAGATGTAGATGAAGATGATTGTCACCTCTTCACACAGCAGTCTCCACTAGAGCCCAAGTCTCCAAATTGGTCCAGTGTTGTAGACAACACTTCCACTAAAGAATTCACTATGAAGAACCAGAAATCCCAGGATATAGGATTCTGGGATGGAGAAGTGGTCAAATAG